The genomic region ACTGCGAGCTTTCTTTTACTTCTCAAGGGAGCCACCTTGGTGACTCACAGAAGTTTATGTTTTCCATCTTATATAAGTATTTCGAGATCCGATGTATTCACAAACACATCGTTACAATTTTGGTCGATTTATGTCAATGTAGACATCCTTCCAGTCCCTCAAGCGGACATTCCCATATTCTACCCGCCCGTGTCCCCTTCAGGGTCTTGAGGCCCGAACCCGTGAGTATGGAAACGACCTTCGCGCCCTCCGGCAGATTCATCTTTTTGAGGGCCGCTATCCCCGTCGCGCTCGCCGGCTGGACGAAGAGCCCTTCCTTGGCCAGCTTCTTCTGGGCTTCAAGGATTTCATCGTCGCTCACTGAAACGCATTTCCAGCCGAACTCCTTCAGCAGTTTCAGAACCGCGTTCCCGCTCGGCGGGTAGGGGTTGGCTATGGCCTTTGCTATCGTCTTCGGGTTCTCAAAGCGCTCGATTCTGGCTTTTCCCTCGCTGAAGGCCGTGCACATTGGCGAACAGCCCTCGGCCTGAACCGCTATGAGTGCTGGAACTGTATCGATGAGCCCGCTCTCGTGAAGCTCGATAAAGCCCTTGGCGATTCCCCTGAAGAGTCCACCCGAGCTGGTCGGAATTAGAACGTAGTCCGGTGTCAGCTCTTCCGCTATCTCGAAGGCAATGCCCTTGTAGCCCTCAATCCTGAAGGGGTTGTCCGAGTTGATGAAATAGACTCCGAGCTTTTCTCCTATAGCCAAGCTCTCGAAGTAGAGCCTCCCGTAGTCGCCAAGAACCCTAATGACCTCTCCACCATAGACGGAGATGGCCTTGAGCTTCTCGTCGCTGGCACTTTGGGAGACGAGGATTTTGGCCTTCAGCCCAAAGCGGGAAGCGTAAGCCGAAACGCTCGCTGCCATGTTGCCGGTTGAGACCGTTCCAACGGTTTTGTAGCCGGCCTTTAGGGCGTGGCTCATTGCCAGGAACGTCCCCCTGTCCTTGAAGCTCCACGTCGGGTTTATTGTCTCGTTTTTGAGGTAGAGCTTCACTCCAAGCTCTTCGCCAAGCTTCGACTTCACAAGGGGTGTGTCACCCTCGCCGAGGGAGAACTCCAGTGTTGGTTCCACCGGCCAGAAGTCCCAGAACCGCTCCCAGACGCTCCTTCCTATGTACGGTTCGCCCCTGAACCTTTCAAACTCAACCGATTCACCGCATTCGCACCTCTGAACCGGTTTATCGTAGGTTTTCCCGCAGACGGGACAGATAAGCTTCATTTTATTCCCTCCTTTCGGCGATCAGGAGAACGGAGCTTCCATCGATTCTTATCGTGTAGTTCGCGTAGGTGTTTCCCTCCGCGAGCTTGGAGAGGGTTTCCCCAAAGGTCTTCGCGGCGTTCTCGCTTGAGAAGACGAGCTTCCACTGGAGGAGGTAGGCACTCACGTTCTGGGTTAGGAGGAGCCTGTCCCCGCGCCACGCACTCGAGACGTTCCAGGCGGTCTCGTTGTCAAGCTTCGCAACGTCCCTGAGGAGGAGGTAGACGTAGTATTCTCCCAGTCTATCTTCCTTGAGAATCCGAGAGTTTGGCGGTGAGTTCGGGATGACGTTGAGGGGGGTAACGTTTTCGAGGTACAGCTCCGGATGCATGACCTGCTGCGCCGAGACGGGATAGTACCTGTAGGCCTCATTAACGAGCTCCCAGCCGCCTTTCTCGTACAGATAACGAACAAACTTGTCGCCGAAGACGTATGAGAAGATGTGGAGGTCTGTGAGCGGATCCCCGCTCAGCGAGCGTATTTTGTGGATCGGTATCCCGTTCCTCTCGCAGTAGAGGTCCGCGACGAGGTCTGCATCACCTTCGATTAGTGACTGGACCGCTATCGTCCCGTCGTAGGTGTCGGCTCCATAGCGCGCGTCGAACCACTGCTTCTGGAGGACGTGAACAGACTCGTGGGCTATCGTCCTCTGGGCGACGTCGAGGTTTGACATGAAGTTCTCCTGGATGATGTAGATGGTATCCCCAACCGTCGCGGCTATCCAGTTGGCGCTCCTCTCGGTTTCCTTTTTGATGTACTGGTAGTCCGGGGGAAGAAGGAGGGTCATCTTGTAGGTAAGCTCCTCGGTTTTCATCCTCTCGATGTCGGCTTTTCCGGGCTTCCATTTGGCCAGGGCCTCGTTCTTCGTGAGAACCACTATCTTCGGCCTCTCCTTGAATGTGAGGTTCCTTATCTCCTGAACCTGGTCGAGTATCTCGTTTACCTGACTTAGAACCGTGTTCGGGTTGACGGTTAGTCTCTCGGCTGCGTAGAGCGCCGAGATGAGCAGTGCTATCAGCCCGAGAACCGCCAGCTTTTCCGGGAGATTCCGCATGTTACCAACTCGAAAAGGGAATTAAAAAGGGCTTTGGTGCGACCGCTTAAATGTTCACTCCTTGAACTCGGCGAACTCTTCCTTCATGCCCTCCTTCGTTATGACGACGACCTGAACCTTCCTGCTGCCGGTGTAGACGTCCCTCTTTCCGGCCGTCCTGACGGCCCTGACCGCGAGCTCCTTGGCCTCATCGATGGTCAGGTCCTTTTTAAAGCCGTCCTCAAGAACCGCAATCGCGAAGGGGCTTCCGGAGCCGGTTGCGGTGTAGTCGTCGAAGATAAGTCCACCCATTGGGTCGAGGTTGGCGAGGGTCGGCTCCTCAACGTGGCCGCCTATGATTATCTGGACGAGGTAGGGGAACCACTTGTTCTCGTTGAGTATGTTGCTGAGCAGGTTTGCCATTGCCTTGGTGCTCATGGGCCTGCCCCAGGTGAACTGGTAGTATCTGGCTTCGGCCTCAAGCATTCTCGCCAGAGCCTGAACGTCGCCAACGCTTCCGGCGGTGGTTATCGCTATCCTGTCGGTGATGGGG from Thermococcus sp. MAR1 harbors:
- the psmB gene encoding archaeal proteasome endopeptidase complex subunit beta yields the protein METKKTGTTTVGIKARDGVVLAADTQASLDHMVETLNIRKIVPITDRIAITTAGSVGDVQALARMLEAEARYYQFTWGRPMSTKAMANLLSNILNENKWFPYLVQIIIGGHVEEPTLANLDPMGGLIFDDYTATGSGSPFAIAVLEDGFKKDLTIDEAKELAVRAVRTAGKRDVYTGSRKVQVVVITKEGMKEEFAEFKE
- the thrC gene encoding threonine synthase, with translation MKLICPVCGKTYDKPVQRCECGESVEFERFRGEPYIGRSVWERFWDFWPVEPTLEFSLGEGDTPLVKSKLGEELGVKLYLKNETINPTWSFKDRGTFLAMSHALKAGYKTVGTVSTGNMAASVSAYASRFGLKAKILVSQSASDEKLKAISVYGGEVIRVLGDYGRLYFESLAIGEKLGVYFINSDNPFRIEGYKGIAFEIAEELTPDYVLIPTSSGGLFRGIAKGFIELHESGLIDTVPALIAVQAEGCSPMCTAFSEGKARIERFENPKTIAKAIANPYPPSGNAVLKLLKEFGWKCVSVSDDEILEAQKKLAKEGLFVQPASATGIAALKKMNLPEGAKVVSILTGSGLKTLKGTRAGRIWECPLEGLEGCLH